The Cellulophaga sp. RHA19 genome includes the window TTACTCTTTCCTTTGGCAACGATACGCTCATAAATATCACGACAAGCTTTATTGTATTTACAGGCATTAAAACTGCACATAAATAAGAGATTACGCAGTTTTTGATTTCCTATCTTACTAATTCTACTTCGTCCATTTACGCTTGTTCCACTCTTTCTTATCAAGGGTGTTAACCCAGCATAACTGCATAATTCACCACCACTATTAAAACGCTCAAAACCGTCTGTTAAAACTACTAACATTAAGGCTGTTTTAGCTCCTATTCCTGGTATAGTTTTTAATCGTGTTAAAACATCTTGGTGCGCCTCTTTTACCAATAACAACAATTTAACTTCTAAGTTGTTTATTTCTTTTTCTAACTGTTTTAAACTTCGATTTAAAGAACCTAAAACCGTTTTACTTGGGTTTCCTAAAACTGCTTCGCCGTGTAGCTTGTTTTTTAACATTGTGCTTTGTTTTGTATACACAGAAAGGAGTCTGGTCATTTGTAAGCATTCTATTTGATGTTTAGAACTACCTTTCCACAACTTTAAATCTACCTGACTGGCATACTCACAAATAAGTTTAGAATCACTCTTATCTGTCTTTATTTTAGACAGCTTCATTTGTATAAATCGCTTTACCGCTAATGGATTTTCTACAGATACTTTAATACCAGATTCAAGCAAATAATAAGCTAATTGATAGTGATAATATCCTGTAGCTTCCATTACACAATGGCTCGAGAGATCTAATAATTTTTCGAACTTTTTAAAGCCTGAAATAGTGTTTTTAAACTGATAGTATTTACCATCTGAATCTGTGACATCAAAAACCAAATGACTAATGTCTATTCCAAAATATTTAATATCTTTATTCATAAGAAAATGTTTTTTTTGAAAGGACAACCTACGCGAGTTTCAACGACTTAAAATCGAGGTCTAATTGCCTCATAGAACTGTACGAAATCTGTGTAGAAAAGAGAGGGGATTTTCAATGTTGACGA containing:
- a CDS encoding IS110 family transposase, yielding MNKDIKYFGIDISHLVFDVTDSDGKYYQFKNTISGFKKFEKLLDLSSHCVMEATGYYHYQLAYYLLESGIKVSVENPLAVKRFIQMKLSKIKTDKSDSKLICEYASQVDLKLWKGSSKHQIECLQMTRLLSVYTKQSTMLKNKLHGEAVLGNPSKTVLGSLNRSLKQLEKEINNLEVKLLLLVKEAHQDVLTRLKTIPGIGAKTALMLVVLTDGFERFNSGGELCSYAGLTPLIRKSGTSVNGRSRISKIGNQKLRNLLFMCSFNACKYNKACRDIYERIVAKGKSKKLALIAVCNKLLKQAFAIAKSGLIYDDSYRSTLAKN